In Nitrospirota bacterium, one genomic interval encodes:
- a CDS encoding multicopper oxidase domain-containing protein, producing the protein MHSFHPELPPQEIWGFEGITPGPTMIARYGQPKIVRFRNQLPINHVGLGVPETSTHNHNGHQESFSDGHPTSFLISGQYRDHHFPIVLAGNDPREALGTLWYHDHRVDFTSQNVYRGLAGFHFYFDDVDSGNEQDPNPQALRLPSGAFDVPLMFTDKAFDSSGQLWFDPFNFDGFLGDKWAVNGKIQPYFNVARRKYRFRLLDGGPSRFYEFSLSNHRRMTLIATDGNLLESPLLVEHVGLGVANRRDVIIDFSEYPIGTEIILENNLEQKDGRKPTGKLLHPGSPVLKFIVDRDAVGAEEDFSQVPSTLRQMPVMDLATAQQHQRTFRFERTNGAWAINGNFFDGDIPTFTIKQGQPEIWTLKNGGGGWAHPIHIHLEEFRILLRNGEVPGLEEQGRHDVVVLEPGDEVKIYIRFRTFLGKYVMHCHNTLHEDHAMMLRFDVVP; encoded by the coding sequence AGATTTGGGGGTTCGAAGGCATCACCCCTGGTCCGACGATGATCGCGCGGTACGGGCAGCCGAAGATCGTGCGGTTCCGTAATCAACTGCCGATCAACCATGTCGGCCTCGGCGTGCCGGAGACCTCGACCCACAACCACAACGGGCACCAGGAATCATTCAGTGACGGACACCCGACCAGCTTCCTCATCTCGGGCCAATACAGAGACCATCATTTTCCGATCGTCTTGGCGGGCAACGATCCGCGTGAGGCCCTCGGCACTCTCTGGTACCACGACCATCGCGTGGACTTTACGTCCCAGAACGTCTACCGCGGTCTCGCCGGTTTCCATTTCTACTTCGACGACGTGGATTCCGGCAACGAGCAGGACCCCAATCCGCAGGCCCTGCGATTGCCGAGCGGCGCCTTCGACGTCCCGCTCATGTTCACGGACAAGGCGTTCGACAGTTCGGGCCAGTTATGGTTCGACCCCTTCAATTTCGACGGATTCCTGGGGGACAAGTGGGCGGTCAATGGAAAGATTCAACCCTATTTCAATGTCGCCAGGCGGAAGTATCGCTTCCGGTTGCTCGACGGAGGGCCTTCGCGGTTTTATGAATTCTCGCTGAGCAATCACAGGCGGATGACCCTCATCGCCACCGACGGCAATCTGTTGGAGTCACCGCTGCTGGTTGAGCACGTCGGGTTGGGTGTCGCCAACCGGCGGGATGTCATCATCGACTTTTCCGAGTATCCCATCGGCACCGAGATTATCCTCGAGAATAACCTGGAGCAGAAGGACGGGCGGAAGCCGACGGGCAAGTTGCTCCATCCCGGATCGCCGGTCCTCAAATTCATCGTGGATCGTGACGCAGTCGGCGCCGAGGAGGACTTCAGCCAGGTCCCATCCACCTTGCGCCAGATGCCGGTGATGGATCTGGCCACAGCGCAGCAGCACCAGCGGACATTTCGGTTCGAGCGGACGAACGGTGCGTGGGCCATCAACGGCAATTTCTTCGACGGCGACATCCCCACCTTCACCATCAAACAGGGTCAGCCGGAAATCTGGACCCTCAAGAATGGCGGAGGAGGCTGGGCCCATCCCATCCACATTCACCTGGAAGAATTCCGGATCCTCCTGCGCAACGGCGAGGTCCCGGGCCTTGAAGAGCAAGGCCGTCACGACGTCGTTGTGCTTGAGCCGGGGGATGAAGTGAAGATCTATATCCGGTTCAGGACCTTCTTGGGCAAGTACGTCATGCATTGCCACAACACGCTTCACGAGGACCACGCGATGATGTTGCGGTTCGACGTGGTGCCCTGA